A stretch of Lactiplantibacillus brownii DNA encodes these proteins:
- the tgt gene encoding tRNA guanosine(34) transglycosylase Tgt produces the protein MEPAIKYRLIKKEKHTGARLGELITPHGTFPTPMFMPVGTQASVKSLAPEELDAMGAGVILSNTYHLWLRPGEQIVKEAGGLHQFMNWKKGILTDSGGFQVFSLAKNRDITEEGVHFKDHLSGAKRFLSPEKAIQVENDLGPDIMMSLDECPPFFESYEYVRNSVARTSRWAERGLKAHQHPDYQGLFGIVQGAGFKDLREQSAKDLVSLDFPGYSIGGLSVGESKAEMNHVLDFTTPLLPENKPRYLMGVGSADALIDGAIRGVDMFDCVLPTRIARNGTCMTSHGRLVVKNAKYAHDFTPLDDNCDCYTCRNFSRAYIRHLIKADETFGLRLTSYHNLYFLLHLMQQVRQTIMDDNLLEFREHFFEMYGFNKKNAKNF, from the coding sequence ATGGAACCGGCAATTAAATACCGATTGATTAAAAAAGAAAAACATACTGGGGCACGTTTGGGTGAATTGATCACACCACACGGCACCTTTCCGACGCCAATGTTCATGCCTGTGGGAACGCAAGCAAGCGTGAAGTCCTTGGCACCGGAAGAATTAGACGCGATGGGTGCGGGCGTGATTTTATCGAACACCTATCACTTATGGTTACGTCCAGGTGAACAGATCGTGAAAGAAGCTGGCGGATTACACCAATTCATGAACTGGAAAAAGGGCATCTTGACCGATTCTGGCGGTTTCCAAGTTTTTTCATTAGCCAAGAACCGTGATATTACCGAAGAAGGGGTCCATTTTAAGGATCATCTGAGTGGTGCCAAACGCTTCCTCTCACCAGAAAAGGCGATCCAAGTTGAAAATGACTTAGGGCCAGATATTATGATGAGCTTAGACGAATGTCCACCATTCTTTGAAAGTTACGAGTACGTGCGCAATTCAGTTGCCCGGACGAGTCGTTGGGCGGAACGCGGTTTAAAGGCACACCAACATCCAGATTATCAAGGCTTATTTGGGATCGTTCAAGGGGCCGGTTTTAAGGACTTACGCGAACAGAGTGCTAAAGATCTGGTTAGCTTGGACTTTCCTGGTTACTCGATTGGTGGGCTGTCGGTTGGTGAATCAAAGGCTGAAATGAACCATGTGCTCGACTTCACGACGCCGCTATTGCCAGAAAACAAGCCACGCTATTTAATGGGTGTGGGTTCGGCGGATGCGTTAATTGACGGGGCGATTCGTGGTGTGGACATGTTTGACTGTGTCTTACCAACCCGAATTGCGCGTAATGGGACTTGCATGACGTCACATGGCCGACTAGTCGTCAAAAACGCCAAATATGCCCATGACTTTACGCCACTAGATGATAATTGTGATTGCTACACTTGCCGTAATTTCAGTCGGGCGTACATTCGGCATTTAATTAAAGCTGACGAAACGTTCGGATTACGGTTAACGAGTTATCATAATCTGTACTTCCTCTTACACTTGATGCAACAGGTTCGTCAGACTATTATGGATGATAATTTGCTAGAATTCCGCGAACACTTTTTTGAAATGTACGGTTTTAACAAGAAAAACGCTAAAAACTTCTAG
- the ruvA gene encoding Holliday junction branch migration protein RuvA → MYEYFLGQITDVTPGFVVIEVAGIGYKVLTANPYRYQVGDAAVKMYIHQAVSDNGMSLFGFYDADEKALFEKLLNVSGIGPKSALAILANNDHAGLIQAINQGNATYLTSFPGVGKKTAQQIVLDLKDKLNDLNVAVTGQTALEMPTDSADGALSDALAALEALGYSAREIKKITKKLEAFSQTKSVDTNDLLSEGLRLLTK, encoded by the coding sequence GTGTATGAATATTTCTTAGGCCAGATCACCGATGTGACGCCCGGCTTCGTGGTAATCGAAGTGGCGGGCATCGGCTATAAAGTATTAACGGCCAACCCTTATCGTTATCAAGTCGGCGACGCTGCCGTCAAAATGTATATCCATCAAGCCGTCAGCGACAACGGTATGTCGCTGTTTGGGTTTTATGATGCGGATGAAAAAGCATTATTCGAAAAATTATTGAACGTCTCTGGGATTGGTCCTAAATCTGCGCTAGCGATTCTCGCTAATAATGACCATGCCGGTTTAATCCAAGCCATTAATCAGGGCAATGCCACGTACTTAACAAGTTTCCCAGGCGTAGGCAAGAAAACGGCACAACAAATTGTTTTAGACTTAAAAGATAAATTAAATGATCTTAACGTTGCGGTGACGGGACAAACGGCACTAGAAATGCCAACTGACTCGGCCGATGGCGCGTTATCAGATGCTTTGGCAGCGTTAGAAGCACTCGGTTACTCAGCTCGCGAGATCAAGAAGATTACAAAGAAACTAGAGGCCTTTAGCCAAACTAAGTCGGTGGATACGAACGACTTATTGAGTGAAGGCCTACGATTATTGACGAAGTAG
- a CDS encoding helix-turn-helix transcriptional regulator, whose protein sequence is MTTEQFVEKYHVTKRTVQRDMASLRDLLAESNLDYQFVHQSRSNVYALLATNQLQAEQVLSLLKVLMGTRAFSQAELLTLRRALLGLLAPAERTAVKKLSSVGLAQYKPVGQGSQELLPSIKQFSIWIMQKTTLSFDYVHSSDGQAHTEVGVPISLYFADFYFYIVMFNENRPHAIYRLDRFQTIKPVTNKRIRLRYDQKINEAAFNNQTYLLHGGNELTFTFRYWAFPQTALDRLPQSRVIKTMPDHSVIIEAQSFEQGILLWLVGQGPRVKVLTPQSLVTSVQKVLKATLEKYND, encoded by the coding sequence ATGACGACCGAACAATTTGTTGAAAAATATCACGTCACGAAGAGGACGGTCCAACGGGATATGGCCAGTTTGCGTGATTTGTTAGCTGAAAGCAATCTAGATTATCAATTTGTCCACCAATCGAGGTCAAATGTGTATGCCTTGCTTGCAACTAATCAGCTGCAAGCAGAGCAGGTCTTGAGCCTATTAAAAGTACTGATGGGAACGCGAGCCTTTAGTCAAGCCGAATTACTGACGCTACGTCGGGCCTTGTTGGGACTGTTAGCACCGGCCGAACGAACGGCCGTGAAGAAGCTCTCCAGTGTTGGGCTGGCGCAATATAAGCCGGTCGGACAAGGTTCTCAGGAATTATTACCATCAATTAAACAATTTTCAATCTGGATTATGCAGAAGACAACGCTGAGTTTTGACTATGTGCATAGTAGTGACGGTCAAGCCCATACTGAAGTTGGCGTACCGATAAGTCTGTATTTTGCTGACTTTTACTTTTATATCGTGATGTTTAATGAGAACCGGCCGCACGCAATTTACCGGTTGGATCGTTTTCAGACGATAAAACCAGTGACCAATAAGCGAATTCGTTTGCGGTATGATCAAAAAATCAATGAGGCGGCGTTTAATAATCAGACTTATTTATTGCATGGGGGTAACGAGTTGACGTTTACTTTCCGTTATTGGGCATTTCCACAGACGGCGCTAGACCGGTTACCGCAATCTCGTGTGATTAAAACGATGCCGGATCACAGTGTGATTATTGAAGCACAATCTTTTGAGCAAGGTATTTTACTTTGGTTAGTCGGCCAAGGACCACGGGTAAAGGTATTGACGCCACAGTCATTAGTCACCTCAGTTCAGAAAGTGCTTAAAGCCACATTGGAAAAATACAATGATTAG
- the yajC gene encoding preprotein translocase subunit YajC: MGQLTSVLFIVVMFAFLYFFMIRPQRKQQQQHQQMLSKIKRGDKVATIGRLHGVVDEVNEAEKTVTLDCDGIFLVFDLSAIAKIAPNADAAKATAAKSDDTDQAADDSADTNENHIDSAATSNVDSAATTADDSAASDADSEAK, translated from the coding sequence ATGGGTCAACTAACATCAGTTCTGTTCATTGTGGTCATGTTCGCATTCTTGTACTTCTTCATGATCCGTCCACAGAGAAAACAACAACAACAACATCAACAAATGCTTAGCAAGATCAAACGCGGCGATAAAGTTGCTACGATTGGTCGGTTACACGGCGTTGTCGACGAAGTTAACGAAGCTGAAAAAACCGTAACGTTAGACTGTGACGGCATTTTCTTAGTATTCGATTTAAGTGCCATTGCTAAAATTGCACCAAACGCGGATGCCGCTAAAGCCACAGCTGCTAAATCAGATGATACTGATCAAGCTGCCGATGACTCAGCCGATACGAACGAAAACCATATCGACTCAGCCGCAACTAGTAACGTTGATAGTGCCGCAACGACTGCTGATGATTCAGCCGCCAGTGATGCTGATAGCGAAGCTAAGTAA
- the ruvB gene encoding Holliday junction branch migration DNA helicase RuvB — protein sequence MDDDKLLSGDKTDAAEGSLEKSLRPQTLAQYIGQERVKHELGVYIEAARKREESLDHVLLFGPPGLGKTTLAMVIANEMQVHIRTTSGPAIEKPGDLVALLNELEPGDILFIDEIHRLPKIVEEMLYSAMEDFFVDIVVGQGPTAHPVHFPLPPFTLIGATTRAGMLSAPLRDRFGIVEHMEYYQVADLEDIVKRTADIFGTSIKPSGAHEIARRSRGTPRIANRLFKRIRDFAEVADKDAIDEAIVSRSLTYLRVDDAGLNETDNKLLRTMLEYYDGGPVGLATIAANIGEETDTIAEVVEPYLLQIGFLKRTQRGRVVTLKGYQHLGFPYPENK from the coding sequence TTGGACGACGACAAATTATTATCTGGTGACAAAACGGATGCCGCCGAAGGGTCTTTAGAGAAGTCGCTTCGTCCGCAAACGCTGGCCCAATACATTGGTCAAGAGCGCGTCAAGCATGAGCTTGGGGTTTATATTGAGGCGGCTCGTAAACGTGAAGAGTCTTTAGATCACGTGTTGCTTTTTGGTCCCCCAGGCTTAGGGAAGACCACATTAGCCATGGTGATTGCCAACGAAATGCAAGTGCATATTCGAACGACCAGTGGGCCTGCCATTGAAAAGCCTGGTGATCTGGTGGCCCTCTTGAATGAATTGGAACCTGGTGATATCTTATTTATTGATGAAATTCATCGCTTACCCAAAATCGTGGAAGAAATGTTATATTCAGCGATGGAAGATTTCTTTGTCGATATCGTGGTTGGCCAAGGTCCGACCGCTCATCCGGTTCATTTTCCTTTACCACCATTCACCTTAATTGGTGCAACGACGCGAGCTGGGATGCTCTCAGCACCGTTGCGTGACCGTTTTGGGATCGTTGAGCACATGGAATACTATCAAGTGGCCGATTTGGAAGATATCGTTAAACGGACCGCTGATATTTTTGGAACCAGCATCAAGCCATCGGGTGCGCATGAAATTGCGCGTCGGTCGCGTGGCACGCCACGGATTGCGAACCGGCTGTTTAAACGGATTCGTGACTTTGCGGAAGTTGCCGATAAGGATGCCATTGATGAAGCCATCGTGAGTCGTTCATTGACTTATTTACGGGTCGATGACGCCGGTTTAAATGAAACAGATAACAAACTGTTGCGGACGATGTTAGAATATTATGATGGTGGACCGGTGGGGTTAGCCACGATTGCGGCGAACATCGGTGAAGAAACGGATACGATCGCTGAGGTCGTGGAACCTTATTTGCTACAAATTGGGTTCCTCAAACGAACACAACGCGGTCGGGTCGTCACATTAAAGGGTTATCAACACTTGGGTTTTCCATACCCAGAGAATAAATAG
- the queA gene encoding tRNA preQ1(34) S-adenosylmethionine ribosyltransferase-isomerase QueA gives MSLTLEDFDYDLPHELIAQTPIKQRDSSRLLELDRQTGEMQDKHFYDIIDQLNPGDAVVMNNSRVMPARLYGVKPETGGHAEVLLLHNTEGDEWETLMKPAKRAHVGTVISFGDGKLTATVTAEKEDGIRLIEFHYDGIFMEVLESLGETPLPPYIKEKLDDPDRYQTVYAKENGSAAAPTAGLHWTKDLLQKVQDKGVKLVYLTLHVGLGTFRPVEEDNIEDHKMHSEFYRLDEAAAKTLNEVRANGGRIIATGTTSIRTLETVGTKFNGEIKPDSGWTDIFIKPGYQWKVVDAFITNFHLPKSTLVMLVAAFTGRDMILNAYQHAIDEKYRFFSFGDAMYIH, from the coding sequence ATGAGCTTAACGCTTGAAGATTTTGATTATGATTTACCACACGAATTAATTGCCCAAACACCAATTAAACAACGGGATTCATCTCGATTGTTAGAATTAGATCGCCAGACTGGTGAGATGCAGGATAAGCATTTTTACGATATTATCGATCAATTAAATCCTGGTGATGCCGTTGTCATGAATAATTCACGGGTCATGCCAGCCCGGTTGTACGGCGTTAAGCCTGAAACTGGTGGCCATGCCGAAGTATTGTTGTTACACAATACTGAAGGCGATGAATGGGAAACTTTGATGAAGCCTGCGAAGCGGGCACATGTCGGGACAGTCATTTCCTTTGGGGATGGCAAGTTAACTGCGACCGTCACTGCTGAAAAAGAAGATGGCATTCGACTCATTGAATTCCATTATGACGGCATTTTCATGGAAGTCCTTGAAAGCTTAGGGGAGACGCCCTTACCACCTTATATTAAGGAAAAGTTGGACGATCCTGATCGTTATCAAACCGTTTATGCTAAAGAAAACGGTTCCGCGGCGGCCCCAACGGCTGGGCTACATTGGACCAAAGACTTGTTACAAAAGGTTCAGGACAAGGGCGTTAAGTTAGTTTATTTAACGTTGCACGTTGGGTTAGGGACGTTCCGACCCGTTGAAGAAGATAATATTGAAGATCACAAGATGCACAGTGAATTCTATCGTCTAGATGAAGCTGCCGCCAAGACTTTAAATGAAGTCCGGGCGAATGGCGGTCGGATTATTGCCACCGGGACGACTTCGATTCGGACGCTTGAAACTGTTGGGACGAAGTTTAATGGTGAAATTAAGCCAGATTCTGGTTGGACCGATATCTTCATTAAACCAGGTTATCAGTGGAAAGTCGTTGATGCATTTATTACGAATTTCCATTTACCAAAATCAACCTTAGTCATGTTAGTGGCGGCGTTTACTGGTCGTGATATGATCTTAAATGCTTACCAACATGCGATTGATGAAAAGTATCGCTTCTTTAGTTTTGGCGATGCAATGTACATTCATTAG
- a CDS encoding DUF1015 family protein, producing the protein MQLKPFIAVLPNTAGLTKIKTTDQNWSAQDEQTQADSSYYWYELTQNGVHQWRLIARWPENQTVSTMVPADINTVLYPKQPVIEMLIDDWVGHFPKALEVTDDAGVTHRLWQITDTTVNTDITEALAPVQPNKTWLTTTSTPLVMLVADSEWAKFKTPVTVPTHLIKLALKTP; encoded by the coding sequence TTGCAATTAAAACCTTTTATCGCCGTGCTGCCAAATACGGCCGGCCTAACGAAAATTAAAACTACCGATCAAAATTGGTCTGCTCAAGACGAACAGACGCAAGCCGATAGTAGCTACTATTGGTATGAACTGACACAAAATGGCGTTCATCAATGGCGTCTCATTGCCCGTTGGCCTGAAAATCAGACCGTCTCAACCATGGTGCCAGCCGACATCAACACGGTGCTTTACCCCAAGCAACCGGTCATTGAAATGCTAATTGATGACTGGGTGGGCCACTTTCCAAAAGCGCTGGAAGTCACCGACGACGCGGGGGTCACACATCGACTCTGGCAAATTACCGATACGACGGTCAATACCGATATTACCGAAGCCTTGGCACCCGTTCAACCTAATAAAACCTGGCTAACGACAACCAGTACCCCTTTAGTCATGTTAGTCGCTGATAGCGAATGGGCTAAATTCAAAACACCAGTCACCGTGCCGACTCATTTGATTAAATTAGCACTCAAGACACCTTAA
- a CDS encoding IS982 family transposase produces the protein MQGLLKAIPKFNLIQATVQEFIKIITPIYQLLPKRFRFRQNYRQLKVNDVTIIACMLARIALRDPSETHFHQTLAASGVVVPERSRYNRRCRDLLQIMKLIRQYLLKRYRHGSTYEIIDSAPITLVSARRSNQAKVLRGVAHKGYNATKQLYYYGFKLHAVMDNDGYFVNWELTPANVDDRKPVEELLREAPAHQVLADGGYLSRKLQERLKSQGINFWFPLRKNMRKTDHINSSFLKNQRRYIETGFNNLNIVGHFEHPGTRTLIGLGSRLAALFLWNIIKVHSNLAQGKSGLSIN, from the coding sequence ATGCAAGGCCTCCTTAAAGCTATCCCAAAATTCAATTTAATTCAAGCAACCGTCCAAGAATTCATCAAAATAATTACACCAATTTACCAACTATTGCCAAAAAGATTTCGTTTTCGTCAAAATTATCGTCAACTAAAAGTTAATGACGTCACGATTATCGCTTGTATGCTTGCGCGAATAGCGTTACGTGACCCTTCAGAAACCCACTTCCATCAAACTTTGGCGGCTTCCGGAGTGGTTGTTCCAGAACGAAGTCGTTACAATCGTCGGTGTCGCGACCTTCTTCAAATAATGAAGTTGATCCGTCAGTATCTATTGAAGCGATATCGGCATGGCAGCACTTATGAAATCATTGATAGTGCCCCAATCACTTTGGTCTCAGCAAGACGAAGTAATCAAGCAAAAGTCTTACGAGGTGTAGCTCATAAAGGCTATAACGCAACCAAGCAACTATATTATTATGGCTTCAAGCTACATGCGGTGATGGATAATGACGGTTATTTTGTGAACTGGGAACTGACACCAGCAAACGTTGATGATAGAAAACCAGTTGAAGAGCTTTTACGAGAAGCACCGGCTCATCAAGTCTTAGCAGACGGCGGATACTTGAGCCGGAAGCTTCAAGAACGATTAAAATCACAAGGAATCAACTTCTGGTTTCCACTGCGAAAGAACATGAGGAAAACAGATCATATAAATTCCTCATTTCTAAAAAATCAACGACGATATATTGAAACAGGTTTTAATAATTTGAATATCGTTGGCCATTTTGAACATCCTGGAACCCGAACGCTAATCGGCCTAGGTAGCCGATTAGCGGCACTATTTTTATGGAACATTATCAAGGTTCATAGCAATCTAGCTCAAGGTAAAAGCGGACTTAGCATAAATTAG
- a CDS encoding MFS transporter codes for MLKTMQHNLHQSYLYTAFAYFGIAGLWVMFLQERGLSLVQIGLCESIYHLTSLLFQVPAGALADRFSYRTMLIASRIAAVGHASIMLLAPVHSFWWFASAFILLGWASSLQSGTLETLLFETLVDGQQSKHYPQVISVMNTILKVAGMTGLILAGWLIHDFTLVTYQLYLVAAIGALIAAITLHEPSRHTPNGQPLTLRQIARAAITGLHKLPQLAYLMIFNTIFSVIGAAYYNYFQAVLAAHGFKGGLLSGILVVVTVLNVISVQLTPYLQRYWSPVKLLTGLATLLIFTLLLTGTNQLPIMLGGYFFVNMLMAGIAPIMTSYYNNLIASGQRATLLSVSSMLYSLTTSLAFPLIGWLIEHHSFAVSFTWIGSGLAVLGLLSLGLLVKTNHS; via the coding sequence ATGCTTAAAACAATGCAGCATAATCTCCATCAAAGTTACCTATACACTGCTTTTGCCTATTTCGGGATTGCTGGCTTGTGGGTGATGTTCCTACAAGAACGCGGCCTATCACTCGTTCAGATTGGCTTATGCGAAAGTATCTATCATTTGACCAGTCTGCTATTTCAAGTTCCCGCTGGCGCACTGGCAGATCGTTTTAGTTACCGCACCATGTTAATTGCCAGCCGAATCGCGGCAGTCGGACATGCCTCAATTATGCTACTAGCCCCAGTGCACAGTTTTTGGTGGTTTGCGAGTGCCTTCATCTTACTCGGTTGGGCCTCTAGCTTACAATCTGGCACATTGGAAACCTTGCTCTTCGAGACCTTAGTTGATGGTCAACAAAGCAAACACTATCCGCAAGTTATCAGCGTCATGAACACGATCTTAAAAGTCGCTGGGATGACCGGTCTAATTCTCGCTGGCTGGTTAATTCATGACTTTACCTTGGTTACCTACCAACTTTATTTGGTCGCCGCAATTGGGGCGCTGATTGCCGCCATCACGCTACATGAACCTTCCCGGCATACGCCCAATGGACAACCGCTCACTTTGCGCCAAATTGCTCGGGCGGCAATAACTGGTTTACATAAATTACCCCAATTAGCCTATTTAATGATTTTTAACACGATTTTTTCAGTGATTGGTGCAGCTTACTATAATTATTTTCAAGCGGTACTCGCCGCACACGGCTTTAAAGGTGGCCTGTTATCAGGCATTTTAGTCGTGGTAACCGTTTTAAACGTCATCAGTGTCCAATTGACACCCTATTTACAACGGTACTGGTCGCCAGTCAAGCTATTAACCGGCCTGGCCACTTTACTCATTTTCACCCTGCTACTCACTGGAACTAATCAGCTCCCAATCATGCTAGGTGGCTACTTTTTTGTCAATATGCTAATGGCTGGAATCGCCCCAATCATGACCAGTTATTACAATAATTTGATTGCCAGCGGTCAACGTGCTACTTTGCTTAGTGTCAGCAGCATGTTGTATAGTCTGACGACAAGTCTGGCTTTTCCATTGATTGGTTGGCTAATCGAACATCACAGTTTCGCAGTCAGCTTTACTTGGATTGGCAGCGGCTTAGCTGTGTTGGGACTACTCAGTCTCGGCTTACTCGTTAAAACGAACCATTCCTAA